A window of Primulina huaijiensis isolate GDHJ02 chromosome 9, ASM1229523v2, whole genome shotgun sequence contains these coding sequences:
- the LOC140985357 gene encoding uncharacterized protein, whose amino-acid sequence MPIYALLLHDYIILVHIFFWEEISLLFLVTVLLSSRSFRERQVMDPCSFVRIFWGNLALKFPDKTHLSSLSFFCKFKLKGFPTQVSDVTALAEESGPFESRIQGCFTLRKAELESSMERSSKFSCLKCEIYRRSTRGNGGCGVVNGVKLLGCVVVPLDLRSIMENNRNNRRSVIQNGWVLIGGSGLKLHLNVRAEPDPRFVFRFDGEPECSPQVFQVNGHVQQPVFTCKFGFRNSGDRILRSRSSLSEPSTSTGCFSAFTEEKEVAPEERKGWSITVHDLSGSPVAAASMVTPFVPSPGTNSVSKSNPGAWLILRQGHSTFQPWGRLEAWRQGKDVGYRFELIPDDGMDSIRVANSSISTKYGGNFSIDISNGPTPMTSPNSSFDLGSGSGSGSELGSTSGLGSWANFLYRGFVMSSTVEGNGKCSKPEVEIGVQHVTCTEDAAVFVALAAAMDLSMDACNLFSRKLRKELRQVDLD is encoded by the exons ATGCCCATATATGCGCTGCTTCTCCATGATTACATCATTCTAGTACACATCTTCTTCTGGGAAGAAATTAGTTTGTTGTTTTTGGTTACTGTGTTACTATCTAGTAGGAGTTTCCGCGAGAGGCAAGTGATGGATCCATGTTCTTTTGTACGAATTTTTTGGGGCAATTTGGCGTTGAAGTTTCCGGATAAAACCCATCTCTCGTCCCTTTCGTTTTTCTGCAAATTCAAGCTCAAAGGGTTTCCGACCCAGGTTTCAGATGTCACGGCCCTTGCCGAGGAAAGCGGCCCATTTGAGAGCAGAATTCAGGGTTGTTTCACCTTGAGGAAGGCGGAATTGGAGAGTTCGATGGAGAGATCGAGTAAGTTTTCTTGTCTGAAGTGTGAGATTTACAGGAGAAGTACTAGAGGAAATGGCGGTTGTGGGGTTGTCAATGGCGTGAAGCTCTTGGGGTGCGTTGTGGTGCCATTGGATTTGAGGAGTATTATGGAAAATAATCGGAATAATCGAAGAAGCGTGATTCAGAATGGTTGGGTTTTGATTGGTGGTTCGGGGTTGAAATTACATTTGAATGTGAGAGCCGAGCCCGACCCGAGATTTGTCTTTCGGTTTGATGGGGAACCCGAGTGCAGCCCGCAGGTTTTCCAGGTCAATGGACATGTGCAACAGCCAGTTTTTACTTGCAAGTTCGGGTTCAGAAATTCTGGGGATAGGATTTTGAGATCCAG ATCATCGCTGTCAGAACCAAGTACCTCAACCGGCTGTTTCAGTGCATTTACAGAAGAAAAAGAAGTGGCCCCGGAAGAACGAAAAGGGTGGTCAATCACTGTCCACGACCTTTCCGGCTCACCTGTGGCTGCTGCATCGATGGTTACACCATTTGTTCCATCACCTGGCACTAATAGCGTCAGCAAATCGAATCCTGGAGCATGGCTCATTCTAAGACAAGGCCACAGCACATTCCAGCCTTGGGGCCGCCTAGAGGCATGGCGTCAGGGAAAAGACGTTGGATACCGATTCGAACTTATACCCGACGATGGCATGGATTCAATCCGAGTTGCAAATTCCTCCATTAGCACAAAATATGGCGGAAATTTCAGTATAGACATCAGTAACGGTCCAACTCCAATGACTAGTCCTAATAGTAGCTTTGATCTCGGTTCGGGGTCGGGGTCAGGGTCCGAGTTGGGGTCAACGTCAGGATTGGGATCTTGGGCGAATTTTTTGTACAGAGGATTCGTGATGTCATCTACAGTGGAGGGCAACGGCAAGTGCAGCAAGCCAGAGGTGGAAATTGGGGTGCAACATGTGACCTGCACGGAGGATGCTGCAGTTTTCGTGGCGTTGGCTGCTGCCATGGATTTAAGCATGGATGCTTGTAACCTGTTTTCTCGGAAGCTCAGGAAAGAACTGAGACAAGTGGATCTTGATTAG